The following proteins are co-located in the Dromiciops gliroides isolate mDroGli1 chromosome 2, mDroGli1.pri, whole genome shotgun sequence genome:
- the GON7 gene encoding EKC/KEOPS complex subunit GON7, with protein MELLGEFVGRDGQQRRIQITCEGPSDSGRFQGLLSGLAQMREQVTELLKAVEGKETPDPAAAGGSTSASEGEDDEAEEEESNTHSKIYSSGPPTKRIKPLHFDNSLECSFGVKNFG; from the exons ATGGAGCTGCTGGGAGAGTTTGTGGGACGGGACGGGCAGCAACGGCGGATCCAAATAACTTGCGAAGGGCCGAGTGACTCTGGCCGCTTCCAGGGACTGCTTTCTGGATTGGCGCAGATGAGGGAGCAGGTGACCGAGCTCCTCAAAGCCGTGGAAGGAAAGGAGACGCCAGACCCGGCGGCGGCTGGAGGCTCCACCTCAGCCTCGGAGG gtGAAGACGATGAGGctgaagaggaagaaagtaaCACTCATAGCAAAATATACTCATCTGGACCACCTACAAAACGGATAAAACCCTTACATTTTGACAATAGTCTTGAATGTAGTTTTGGAGTAAAAAACTTTGGCTAA
- the TMEM251 gene encoding LOW QUALITY PROTEIN: transmembrane protein 251 (The sequence of the model RefSeq protein was modified relative to this genomic sequence to represent the inferred CDS: inserted 2 bases in 1 codon), with protein MPCEFACFVWSGXRVVTGGSLGKLGPLLSFEFSSEEDFGAFVVASSEMPKRPKYSELIDSVTLAVGKGRMGALHRAWRMMNFRQRMGWIGVGLYLLASAAAIYYVFEINETYNRLALEHIQQHPKEPQEGTTWTHSLKARLLSLPFWLWTIIFLIPYLQMFLFLYSCTRADPKTVGYCIIPICLAIICNRHQTFVKASNQISRLQLIDT; from the exons ATGCCGTGCGAGTTCGCCTGCTTCGTTTGGTCTGG CAGAGTAGTAACTGGGGGAAGTTTGGGAAAACTAGGGCCATTACTTTCTTTTGAGTTCAGTTCCGAAGAGGATTTCGGTGCTTTTGTGGTCGCCTCCTCTGAAATGCCAAAACGCCCTAAGTATTCTGAGCTAATTGACTCTGTAACTCTTGCCGTGGGAAAAGGAAGGATGGGAGCTCT gCACAGAGCATGGAGAATGATGAACTTCCGTCAGAGGATGGGATGGATTGGAGTTGGGCTGTATCTCTTAGCAAGTGCAGCTGCAATTTACTATGTTTTTGAAATCAATGAAACTTACAACAGACTAGCATTGGAACACATTCAGCAACATCCAAAAGAGCCACAAGAAGGAACCACATGGACACATTCCTTGAAAGCTCGGCTActttctctgccattttggctgtGGACAATTATTTTTCTAATCCCATACTTACAGATGTTTTTGTTCCTTTATTCTTGCACAAGAGCTGACCCAAAAACTGTGGGCTATTGTATCATTCCAATATGCCTGGCAATTATTTGCAATCGCCACCAAACTTTTGTAAAAGCTTCTAATCAAATCAGCAGATTACAACTGATTGATACGTAA